Proteins encoded together in one Ochotona princeps isolate mOchPri1 chromosome 20, mOchPri1.hap1, whole genome shotgun sequence window:
- the LOC131482803 gene encoding zinc finger protein OZF-like has protein sequence MPFGKKRASNVPENSLQSGKSLTQQDKTHICLQSFEHDGKEKTFSGKKIFLMCGPVYTKEPYNKQPVNVGETIRVEKKMFHNNHFGKHQETQSRGKLHGHFKNEKSLMYKTDVNMNQISQTAKNHYKCNYCTKSFSSKSCLSTKQRTDTGEHFYVCNECKENMYQESELTRDQIHLTEEKRYEGNKSGGAFDEQLFVKRHERIHTGERPYDCRECGRAFSQKSHLIVHQRIHTGERPYDCRECGKAFSLKSHLKEHQRIHTGEKPYKCSECGKAFSLKSHLIRHQRIHTGEKPYKCSECGKTFSRKSHLIRHQRIHTGEKPYKCSECGKAYARHSGLIHHQRIHTREKPYECSECRKAFSVKARLIIHQRIHTGERPYGCTQCGKTFSHQSRLITHQRIHTGEKPYECSECGKSFIQSSCLRTHKRIHTGEKPYRCSHCGKAFAYSSYLITHKRIHTGERPYECSQCGKAFTQRSCLIEHQRIHTREKPYECSQCGKVFSRLSGLNSHRRIHT, from the coding sequence ATGCCGTTTGGGAAAAAGCGTGcttctaatgtccctgagaataGCCTCCAGAGTGGGAAGAGTCTCACTCAACAGGACAAGACACACATTTGTCTACAGTCTTTTGAACATGATGGGAAAGAAAAAACGTTCAGTGGGAAGAAGATATTCCTTATGTGTGGGCCAGTTTATACTAAAGAGCCATATAATAAGCAACCTGTCAATGTGGGAGAAACAATTCGGGTTGAGAAgaaaatgttccacaacaatcATTTTGGCAAGCATCAGGAAACACAATCAAGAGGGAAACTCCATGGACATTTCAAGAATGAGAAATCTCTTATGTATAAGACAGATGTCAACATGAATCAGATAAGCCAGACAGCAAAAAATCACTATAAGTGTAACTACTGTACAAAATCTTTTAGTTCTAAATCTTGCCTTTCCACCaagcagagaactgacacaggagaacaTTTCTATGTGTGtaatgaatgtaaagaaaacatgtaccaGGAGTCAGAGCTTACAAGAGATCAGATCCATCTCACTGAAGAGAAGCGATATGAAGGCAATAAGTCTGGAGGAGCTTTTGATGAGCAATTATTTGTCAAGAGACAtgagagaattcacacaggagaAAGGCCTTATGATTGTAGGGAGTGTGGGagagctttttctcagaagtcacacctaatcgtgcatcagagaattcacacaggagaAAGGCCTTATGATTGTAGggagtgtgggaaagctttttcTCTGAAGTCACACCTAAAGgagcatcagagaattcacacaggggaaaaaccttataaatgtagtgagtgtggaaaagctttttctctgaAGTCACATCTAATCAGGCATCAgcgaatccacacaggggaaaaaccttataaatgtagtgagtgtggaaaaactttttctCGGAAATCACATCTAATCAGGCATCAgcgaatccacacaggggaaaaaccttataaatgtagtgagtgtggaaaagcctatGCCAGGCACTCAGGTCTAATtcatcatcagagaatccacaccagggaaaaaccttatgaatgtagtgagtgtagaAAAGCATTTTCTGTGAAGGCACgcctaatcatacatcagagaatccacactggagaaAGACCTTATGGATGTAcccagtgtggaaaaactttttccCACCAGTCACGTCTCAtaacacatcagagaatccacacaggggaaaaaccatatgaatgtagtgaatgtggaaaatcCTTTATCCAAAGTTCATGTCTCAGAACCCATAAAAGAATCCATACAGGGGAAAAACCGTATCGATGTAGCCACTGTGGGAAAGCATTTGCCTACAGTTCATATCTCATAACTCataagagaatccacacaggggaaagaccttatgaatgtagccagtgtggtaAAGCCTTTACCCAAAGGTCATGTCTTATagaacatcagagaatccacacaaggGAAAAACCATATGAATGTAGTCAGTGTGGAAAAGTCTTCAGCAGACTTTCAGGTCTCAATTCACATCGGAGAATCCACACCTAG